Below is a window of Halolamina sp. CBA1230 DNA.
GACGCGTCGTACACCGCGCGGTAGGTGACGTTGCTGGTGACGGTGATGTGGACGTCGTCCGCGGCGTCCCAGTCGTACGCGGCCTCGGGCGGTTCGTCCAGCCGGTCGGGGCTGGTGGGGCCGCCGCCGCCGAGGCCACCCATACAGCCACTGAGAGTGACGAGCCCGACGAGCGCGACCAGCGCGAGCAGTCGCCGGTTCATCCTTCCATCCTCAGGGGACGACGCACTTGAGTTCCGCGGGGAGGTACTCGCCGACGCTGGCGAGCAGCCCCGGCGGGTCGGTGCCCGCGGCGCAGACGACGCTCTGTTCGAGCAGCCCCAGGCGCTCGACGGTGACGATGTCCTGGGCGTGGCCCGCGCGGTTGATCGTCGCGCGCACCTCGCCCCGCGTCGCGGAGTTGACGTTCAGCCGGCCGCCCGAGTCGGCGCCGTCGTCGTCGTTGCGGGTCCAGCCGTACAGCAGGTCCTGGCTCTCGTCGGCGAGCCGGTGGTCGCCCTCGGCGTCGTAGACGAACGACAGCGGCGTGTGCTGGACGACGCCGAAGCGGTCCCGGATCTGCGAGCCGTCGCCGGGCCCGAGCCCCAGGTCGTCGACGTCGATCTGGATCGGCTGGCCGGCGTCGAGCGTCCACCCCTCGTCGTCCCACGATCGGAGGGTGCCAACGGCGACCTCGCCGTCGTCGAAGTGGTCGGTTATCTCCCCCCAGCGCTCCCGCAGGAGGTTCCGGGCGACGGTCGCGTCGTCGCCCTCGACGGTGACGGCGACGAACTCGTCGTCCCGGAGGCCGACCGTCCAGTCGACGTCGAGGTCGGCGAGATCGTTCGCGACCAGCGAGTCGAGGCTGTCGAGCGCGCGCTTTCGGGCGCTGCCCTCGACGTAGCATTTGGTTGCGAGGACGACCATCAGGCGGCCTCGACGTTGAGTTCGTCGCGGATCTGGTCGAGCCGCCACTCCATCGCCTCGACCATGCGGGTGTTCTCCATCGACTCGAGTTGGGTCTCACAGTCGGGACACTCGAAGCCGAACTCCATCGCCTCCTCGAACTCGAAGCGCAGCGAGCAGTTCTCACACAGGTAGAACTGGTGCTCGTTCTCGTACTCGAGACGCTGCTCCAGCGCGTCGGCGAGCCGGTGCATCTCCTCCTCGAGGTTCTCCGGGATGTTCTCGTAGTGGAACGTCCAGAGGTAGGTGAGCCAGCCCGAATCCTCGTCGCGGACCCGGCGGTAGGAGGCCAGGTCGTTCTCGTAGAGGATGAACAGCGCGCGGCGCACGTCGTTGAGTTCGAGGCCGAGCTCCTCGGCCAGCTCCTCGTCGGTTACTTCGCCGTCGGGTGGGGCGGCGGCGACGGGCATCCCCGTCGGACCGACCAGGTCGTGGAGGTACTTCTGAATCACTGGGTCCTCCAAGAGTTCCTCAAAAGCCATTGCGGTGACGTATAAGGGGCACGCGCTTCAACGTTGTGGGTTCCGGGTCTTAGTCAACGGCAGTTCGGGTCTCTCGACGACGGTTGGAGTGACCAACACCGTGAAAGCCCCAGTTCGCTCGGCTCGGGGGACTCGCTGCGCGCCTCGCTTCGTTCGCTTCGCTCACTCCGCTGCGGTGCTTGCGTCGTCCGCCGTCGCCGAGCGGACTGCCCCTTTCAGTCCCGCCCATCCGTACAGCCCACACGCCTCCCCAACCGATTCGCTCGTTCGCTCCGCTCACTCGCTCATCCCTCGCGCTCGGCTCGCGCACGGAGGCGCGAGCGCCTCGCGCCACCGCAGAACCGCGAGTATACCCGTCAGTCCTCGAAAAATCAGCCGTCATCGTCGTCTTCGTCGACGGTCCCGTCCTCGTCGAGTGCCTCCGGATCGACCACGCGCTTGCCCGTCTCCTTCGGGATCACGCGCTGCTCGCCGCCCTCCCACTCGCGATCGAGTTCGTCGCCGTCGAACAAGCGGTCGAGGAACACGGCCAGCCCCGCGACCTCGGAGTGGGGCTGGTTCGTGACGCCGACGTTCCAGTCCGCGTGGTCGTACACCTCGAACGGCACCTTCTCGCCGCCGACGACGACCAGGAGCGGGCCCTCGGTGTGAGCTTCGCGGATCTCCTCCTGGACGGTCTGAACCTCCTCGCCGTACATCGTGAGGTGGACGACGGTCCCCTCCCAGTTCCGGATGATCGCGCGCTGATCGTCGCGGAGCTCCACCGCGAACGGGCCGCCGAAGCGGTCGGTGATGTCCCGGACCGTCTCCGCGGACTGGCCCGCGTTGTCCGGGAAGATCACGCGGTCGGCACCCAGCGCGCGGGCGGTGAGGCCGACGTGGGTCGTCATGCGGTCGTCCCGGCCCGGCCGGTGGCCGAACCGAAGCACGCAGCACTCCGGCGCTCCCTGCATACCTCCGCGGAGCCACGGCGGAAGGGTGGCGCTTTCGGTTTCCGATCGGAACGCACTTCCCCGAACCCGAACAGTCGCGGGTATGGACCTCAGCGGCAAGCGCGTGGTCGTGACCGGCGGCGCGGGGCTCGTCGGCTCCCACCTCGCGGGGACCCTGGCCGACGAGAACGACGTACTGACGGTCGACGACCTCTCGAAGGGGGAACGCGAGGCGGTCCCCGACAACGTGGCGTTCGAACAGGCGGATATGCTCGACCCCGCGGACGTCGCGAGCGTGATCACCGAGGACACCGATATCGTGTTCCACTTCGCGGCCCACACCGACGTGCGCGTCGACGACCCCGCCGAGGAGCGGCGGGTGTTCGAGGAGAACACCGAGATGACGTACAACGTCGTCGAGCGGATGCGCGAGGTCGGCTGTGACGCGCTCGCCTTCACCTCCTCCTCGACAGTGTACGGCGAGGCGCCCCGTCCCACACCCGAGGACTACGCGCCGCTCGAACCGATCAGCATCTACGGCGCCTCGAAGCTCTCCGACGAGGGCGTCGTCTCGACGTTCGCCCACTCCTACGGGATCCAGTCGTGGGTGTTCCGCTTCGCGAACATCGTCGGCCCGCGCCAGCGCGGCAACGTGATCCCGGACTTCATCCAGAAACTCCAGGACGACCCCGAGACGCTGACGATCCTCGGCGACGGCCGACAGGAGAAGTCCTACCTCCACGTCTCCGACTGTGCGGCGGCGATCCGTGACGTGGTCGAGAACGCCGACGGCGACTACAACCTCTACAACCTCGGCTCGAAGACGACCACCTCCGTCGTCGACATCGCGGACATCGTCGCCGACGTGATGGAGCTCGACCCGGAGTACGAGTTCACCGGCGGCGACCGCGGCTGGACCGGCGACGTGCCGAAGATGCGACTCGACACGAGCAAGCTCTCCGAGCTGGGTCACGACGTGCCCGAAGACAGCGACGCGGCGGTCCGACGCGCGGCCGAACAGCTGTACGACGAACTGAACTAGATCAGCACCGTCTCCTCGGCGGTGACATCCCGATCCTGACACGTCATCTCACCGACAGCGTGGTACTCGCCGGGTTCGGGCTCCTTCCACGCGGTACTGAACGTCACGCTCTCGCCGGCGGGGATCGTCTCGCTGCCGAGCACCTGCGCGAACATGCGGTCGGCGTCGGAACGCCAGATCGGCGCCGCCTCGCCGTCGGCGTCGGCGGGATACAGCGAGACGCGGAGACGTTGGGCGTCCGGGAAGGTGAGTTCGACGGGGTCGTCGCCTCGGTTCTCGACGGTGAGGTCGAACGCGAGCGCGCCGTCACGTCGCTGGCTCCGGAGGGAGGTTTCGAGCACGGCCACAGTTCCACCGACGGGCTGAAAAATCTTCCCGCGTCAGGCCTCGTCGCGCATGTCCGGCGGCAGCAGGTTCGGGATGCCGTCCTCGATGGGGTAGGACTCGCCGCAGTCGGTACAGGTCAGCGTTCCGGAGATGATCTCGCCGTCGTCGCGCTCCTCGGCGTCGAGTTCCAGCTCGTGTTTGTCCATCGGACAGCAGACGATCTCCATCAGCGACTCCTTCATGTGCTCCCAATCTAGTCGGATGGGGCAAAAGGCTGCGGGTTCCGTGGGCCGAACGCTCAAGTAGGAAAGCGGGACCAGCGCTCACGTGCGCTGACGGCTACCCGGGCCGAACACGACGGGAGCGCGACCCACCGGCCCGGAGAGCGACGCAGTGGGGTCGCCTGTTCGCCAGCCGGATCGTCGAGCTGTGCTACTCCCAGGGGTTCTGCCGCTCGACGGTCTGGTCGCGGTCGGGGCCGACGCCGACGGCGTATACGGGGGCGTCGAGTTCGCCCTCGAGGTACTCGAGATAGTCGCGACAAGCGGCGGGCAGCGCCTCGTACCCCTCCTCGGCGACGGCGCTCCAGTCCTGTTCGGCCCACGTCTCGAACGCCCGGTAGTTCGGCTCACACCGTGCCCACTCCTCGGTCGTCGCGGGCACCGTGGTGCGCGTCTCGCCGTCCAGTTCGTAGCTGTGGCAGACCTTCAGCTCCTCCAGCCCCGCGAGCACGTCGACGTGGTTCACCGCCAGCCCAGTGAACGACGAGCGGCGCGCGGCGTGGCGCAGCATCGGCACGTCCAGCCAGCCGATGCGCCGCGGGCGGCCGGTGACGGTGCCGAACTCCCCACCCTTCTCGCGGATCTCGTCGGCGAGCTCCGCCTCGTCGGCCTCCATCTCCGTCGGCAGCGGCCCCTCGCCGACCCGCGAGAGGTACGCCTTCACGATGCCGACGATCTCGCCCGACCCGACGACGCCGGGGCCGACGCCCGAGCCGACAGCGGCGCCGCCGGCGGTGGGGTTCGAGGAGGTGACGTTGGGGTAGTTCCCGTGGTCGATGTCGATGCTCGTCCCCTGTGCGCCCTCGAACAGGAGGTTTCCGCCCGACTCGTGCTGGTCGTGGAGGTAGTCCCCGGCCTCGACGAGCATCCCGTTCTCCCGGAGGCGCTGGCCGTAGTTGGCGTACTCCGCGACCAGCTCGTCGACGTCGAACTCGACGCCGGTGTCGACGCCGTAGACGTCCTCCGCGATCGCGCGCTTCTGGGGAACGGTGTACTCCAGCCGCTTCCGGAGCACCTCCGTGTCGAGGAGGTCGCCGATCCGGACGCCGCGCCGGCCGGCCTTGTCCTCGTAGGTCGGGCCGATGCCGCGGCCGGTGGTGCCGACCTTCATGTCGGTGTCCTCCTTGTCGGCCTCCTCCATGTCGTCGAACACCCGGTGGTACGGCATGATCACGTGAGCCCGCTTGGCCACGCGGACGTCGGGGTCGAGCCCTTTCTCCCGGAGGGTCTCGATCTCGTCGAACAACGTTCGTGGGTTGACCACGCAGCCGTTCCCGAGCACACCGGTCTTCCCGCGGACACAGCCGCTCGGAACGAGCGAGAGCTTGTACTCCTCGCCGCCCTCGACGACCGTGTGGCCGGCGTTGTCCCCGCCCTGATACCGCACGACGGTGTCGGCTTCCTCGCCCCAGCGGTCGACGAGGGCGCCCTTGCCTTCGTCGCCGAGTTGCGCCCCGACGATTGTGACGGTCATGTACGGCGGTTCAGTAGCCCCGGCTAAACCGATTACGATGCGGCCATCCTGTCGGCCTCGACCCGCCCGACTGCAGGCCAGAACGGTTAACAAGGTGCCGTGCGTAGTTGTAACACCCGGTTGCGAGCGGGTACCGAGGGGAAGCTTTAAACGCTCGCAAGATAAGTTAACATACGGCATGATAGATCGACTGGAAAAAGAAGTGGATATGCTGGAACGGCACCTGCAGGTCCTCCGCATGGTCATCGAAAACGAGCCGATCGGCATCGTGAAGATGTCGAACGAGACCGGCTACCCCCACCACAAGGTCCGCTACTCGCTGCGCGTGCTCGAGGAGGAGAACCTGATCGAACCGTCGAGCCAGGGTGCGATCACCACCGATCACACCGCGGAGTTCGTCGAGGATCTCGACGAGAAGCTGGACGACACCGTCGAGAAGCTGCGGGACATGCGGATCGAATCGGCGCCGGAAGCCGAGAACTAACTCTCTCTGCGGACTACAGTTCTGGGACGCTGACGTGGAAGTCGCCCTCGCGAGTCTCCACTAGACAGAGGTGGTACCCCTCCTTGCGTGAGAGCTTGACGAAGCTCTTGTTCTTCCCGCGGCCCAGGAACCCGCCGCCGGTGGCCTCCTCCGCGGTCTCCAGCGCACCCGGCTCGTAGTAGCTCGACGTGACGAAAAACGCCGCCGCCAGCCGATCGCCCGACTCGGCGACGGGCGTCGCGTTCCGAACCAGCGACTCGAGCATCGGCTCGGTGGCGGGCTCCCGGGAGTCGTTCAGGTCAGTCACGATCAGGGGCTGGCCCATCCGGTCGCGCAGCACCACGTCGAAGGAGGCGCTCTCCCCGTCGGCCTCCTCGCCCAGTTCGACGGCCCCGCGGAGCTCCACCCGATCGAGATCCGGGATGGCGTCGTACAGCGTCCCCATCGACGTCTGGTTGCGCGTCTCGCGGACGTCGTGAACGAACGATCGGGTGAGCCACTCCACGAACCCGTACTCGACCGTGTTGCGGAGCCACTCCTCGAACGGCTCGCCGTCGACGACGGCGCCGTCGGCGTCGAACTCCGTGTGGTGTTCGAGCCGGAGGTTGTCGTTGACCGCCTCGCGGCCGGCGTCGCCGTTGTGCGCGTCCTCGAGCGTCGGCCCTCCCTTGCGCTCGTACCGGACGAACAGGCTCGTCCCCGCGAGCGCCTCGTCGGGCGGGATCTCGTGGTCGCCCTCGGGAACGTACTCCCGGGCCGTTTCGAGCTCCGCCTCCAGTTCGTCGACGGTCGCTCTGAGCGACTCGAGCTCGTCCTCCAGCTCCTCCGCCCTGGCTGCCGCCTCGTCGCGCTCGTGTTCGAGCCGGTCACGCTCGCCGGTGAGGCGTTCGGTCTCCGTCTCGAGGCGCTCGTTCTCCGTCTCCAGCTCCTCGACGCGCTCGCGCAGCCGGTCACGCTCCTCGCGTAGTGCTTCGACCTCCTCCGAGGTAGTCTCGGTCGTCGGTTCGGGCTCGGTCGAACTCTCGGAGTCGGCCCCCTCGGCCGAACCCCTCGACACCGACTGCGAGGGGTCGAGCGCCGGGATCGTCGTCGATTCGCGCCACTCGGACTCCGCCGAGAACCGCCTCCCCGGTTGGGACGCCGACGCGGCCGCGGAGTCCGTCGTCGACGACTCCCCGTCGTCGGAGATCGCCGCCTCGGCGGCTTCGGTCGCGGACCGGCCGGCGTCCGTCCGCACCGAGCGGGGGGCCGAGTCCGTCGACTCGTCGCCGGTCTCGGGGTCGGGCGTCTCCTCCGTCGCCGCGGACGATCGGTCGGGCGACGCCGAGTCGGGGGAGTCGTCGTCGCTCTCGGTCGCCGCGGTGCGGGACTCGTCCGCGGCGGTCCGATCGTCCGCGGCCGCGGCAGATCCGTCACTGGTGGCCGATCCCGAACTCGCCGCGGGGTCGTCGACAGTGGACGACTCCGCGCCCGCAGCCCGCTCGTCCTCGGTGTCGGGACTCCCCGCGGCACCAGCCGCAGTCGACCCCTCGGTCGGCTCGGCCGACGGAACGTCGACGATATCCAGATCGGCGGTCGTGACCTGGTAGATACCGACCTCGTCGTCGGCGCGCTCGAACGCCTCCTCACCCGTGATACGCCGTTCCTGGTTCCCGATGAACGCGACCGGGAGCCGCCGGCCGCCGTAGTAGACGAGGTAGTAATCCCCGGAGAGCACGTTGTCGGAGAGCTCCACATAGCCGGTGAAGTTGCCCGACTGGAGCGTCCCGTCGACCTCCGAGATCGGCGTCTCCTCGGTGTAGTACTCGCCGCGGACCTCGCCGCCGGCCTCCCGCATCGCGAACAGCAGCGGCAGCGAACGGTCGGGGGCGACGTAGGCGGTGCCGTCGGCGTCGGCGAAGCGATCCATGTCGCCGTCGAACACGCCGAGCACCCGGCCGTTGAGCATGAACAGCCACGCCCCGCCGTCGGTGACCGCGCCCGTGAACTCCCGTTCGGCGAGCTCCCGGAGCCCGGCGTGGCCGTCAGAGAACGGCTCCGAGTCCCACTCGGTCACCCGCTCGACCGTTTGGCTCTCCATCGTTGGTCGGTACTCGCCCTGTGCGGTGGAAATACTTTGTGGAGCGCCGTCCACGACCGGACAGCGGGCTGACGCGTTCGGGGCTCGGCGTCGCCGATCAGCCGAGCGCCCGAACGATCGCGGCCACGGTCGGCGTCCCGAGCAGCGCTAGCGCGACCAGCACGATGGGGTCGAACCCCTGCGTCGGCGGGAGCGATCCGGTCACGGTCAGCCAGACGGCGCCGGCGGCGACGACGGCGATACCGAAGCTCGCGCCCGCCGCGACGGCGCGTTCGAT
It encodes the following:
- a CDS encoding DUF2110 family protein, producing the protein MVVLATKCYVEGSARKRALDSLDSLVANDLADLDVDWTVGLRDDEFVAVTVEGDDATVARNLLRERWGEITDHFDDGEVAVGTLRSWDDEGWTLDAGQPIQIDVDDLGLGPGDGSQIRDRFGVVQHTPLSFVYDAEGDHRLADESQDLLYGWTRNDDDGADSGGRLNVNSATRGEVRATINRAGHAQDIVTVERLGLLEQSVVCAAGTDPPGLLASVGEYLPAELKCVVP
- a CDS encoding tRNA (cytidine(56)-2'-O)-methyltransferase; this translates as MQGAPECCVLRFGHRPGRDDRMTTHVGLTARALGADRVIFPDNAGQSAETVRDITDRFGGPFAVELRDDQRAIIRNWEGTVVHLTMYGEEVQTVQEEIREAHTEGPLLVVVGGEKVPFEVYDHADWNVGVTNQPHSEVAGLAVFLDRLFDGDELDREWEGGEQRVIPKETGKRVVDPEALDEDGTVDEDDDDG
- the tfe gene encoding transcription factor E — protein: MAFEELLEDPVIQKYLHDLVGPTGMPVAAAPPDGEVTDEELAEELGLELNDVRRALFILYENDLASYRRVRDEDSGWLTYLWTFHYENIPENLEEEMHRLADALEQRLEYENEHQFYLCENCSLRFEFEEAMEFGFECPDCETQLESMENTRMVEAMEWRLDQIRDELNVEAA
- a CDS encoding methytransferase partner Trm112, with translation MKESLMEIVCCPMDKHELELDAEERDDGEIISGTLTCTDCGESYPIEDGIPNLLPPDMRDEA
- a CDS encoding BsuPI-related putative proteinase inhibitor: MLETSLRSQRRDGALAFDLTVENRGDDPVELTFPDAQRLRVSLYPADADGEAAPIWRSDADRMFAQVLGSETIPAGESVTFSTAWKEPEPGEYHAVGEMTCQDRDVTAEETVLI
- a CDS encoding NAD-dependent epimerase/dehydratase family protein; translated protein: MDLSGKRVVVTGGAGLVGSHLAGTLADENDVLTVDDLSKGEREAVPDNVAFEQADMLDPADVASVITEDTDIVFHFAAHTDVRVDDPAEERRVFEENTEMTYNVVERMREVGCDALAFTSSSTVYGEAPRPTPEDYAPLEPISIYGASKLSDEGVVSTFAHSYGIQSWVFRFANIVGPRQRGNVIPDFIQKLQDDPETLTILGDGRQEKSYLHVSDCAAAIRDVVENADGDYNLYNLGSKTTTSVVDIADIVADVMELDPEYEFTGGDRGWTGDVPKMRLDTSKLSELGHDVPEDSDAAVRRAAEQLYDELN
- a CDS encoding adenylosuccinate synthase, translating into MTVTIVGAQLGDEGKGALVDRWGEEADTVVRYQGGDNAGHTVVEGGEEYKLSLVPSGCVRGKTGVLGNGCVVNPRTLFDEIETLREKGLDPDVRVAKRAHVIMPYHRVFDDMEEADKEDTDMKVGTTGRGIGPTYEDKAGRRGVRIGDLLDTEVLRKRLEYTVPQKRAIAEDVYGVDTGVEFDVDELVAEYANYGQRLRENGMLVEAGDYLHDQHESGGNLLFEGAQGTSIDIDHGNYPNVTSSNPTAGGAAVGSGVGPGVVGSGEIVGIVKAYLSRVGEGPLPTEMEADEAELADEIREKGGEFGTVTGRPRRIGWLDVPMLRHAARRSSFTGLAVNHVDVLAGLEELKVCHSYELDGETRTTVPATTEEWARCEPNYRAFETWAEQDWSAVAEEGYEALPAACRDYLEYLEGELDAPVYAVGVGPDRDQTVERQNPWE